A single Deinococcus betulae DNA region contains:
- a CDS encoding acyl-CoA carboxylase subunit beta has protein sequence MTQPETSAPSAPPAPWPDALARLAADQARVRAGGGAKAQQRQHDKNRLTARERIARLIDESTPFDELMTFAGYGMYEDVGGCPSGGTVTGIGTIGGRPWMIVANDATVKAGAFFPITAKKVIRAQTIALENALPVVYLVDSAGVYLPMQDEIFPDQDDFGRVFYLNARMSARGIPQIAAIMGNCVAGGAYLPVMCDTLIMTEGSGLYLAGPALVKAAIGQVVDSEDLGGASMHASIAGTVDYKEPDDEAALKRIRALADLYAQGEVAPFARRRKELVPAPERDLTDLVGFDGSKTYDVRDLITALVDGGEFHEFKPEYGETLVCGFARAGGYPVAFVANQRTVIKKKLKAGGEPGLRTRIEVGGVIYGDSADKAARFIMDANQAGVPLVFLSDVTGFMVGRDSEQEGIIRRGAKLVNAVSNSVVPKITIITGGSFGAGNYAMNGKAYAPRFLFAWPSAKYAVMSGNAAAKTLMDIQLAALKRAGHQPDDEELQRLYDEVKAKYDTELDPRYAAARLWVDEIIPPNDTRDRLIRALEACAQNPVQEEFRVGVFQV, from the coding sequence ATGACCCAGCCTGAGACCAGCGCCCCCTCGGCGCCGCCTGCCCCCTGGCCCGACGCCCTGGCCCGCCTCGCTGCGGACCAGGCGCGGGTGCGCGCGGGCGGCGGTGCCAAAGCCCAGCAGCGTCAGCATGACAAGAACCGCCTGACGGCCCGCGAGCGTATCGCCCGCCTGATTGATGAGAGCACCCCTTTCGACGAGCTGATGACGTTCGCCGGCTACGGCATGTATGAGGATGTGGGCGGCTGTCCGTCCGGCGGCACCGTGACCGGCATTGGCACCATTGGGGGCCGGCCCTGGATGATCGTCGCCAACGACGCCACTGTGAAGGCCGGCGCCTTCTTTCCCATCACGGCCAAAAAGGTCATCCGGGCGCAGACCATCGCACTGGAAAACGCGCTGCCGGTCGTCTATCTGGTGGACAGTGCCGGCGTGTACCTGCCGATGCAGGACGAGATTTTCCCCGATCAGGACGATTTTGGCCGGGTCTTCTACCTGAATGCCCGCATGAGCGCACGCGGCATTCCGCAGATCGCGGCCATCATGGGCAACTGCGTGGCGGGCGGGGCGTATCTGCCCGTCATGTGCGACACCCTCATCATGACCGAGGGCTCGGGTCTGTATCTGGCCGGGCCAGCGCTGGTCAAGGCGGCCATTGGGCAGGTCGTGGACAGCGAGGATCTGGGCGGGGCAAGTATGCACGCCTCCATCGCCGGTACCGTGGACTACAAGGAGCCCGACGACGAGGCCGCCCTGAAGCGCATCCGCGCGCTGGCTGACCTGTACGCGCAGGGCGAGGTCGCCCCGTTCGCCCGCCGCCGCAAAGAGCTGGTGCCGGCCCCCGAGCGCGACCTCACCGATCTGGTGGGCTTTGACGGCAGCAAGACCTACGATGTCCGCGACCTGATTACCGCCCTGGTAGACGGCGGCGAATTCCACGAGTTCAAGCCCGAATACGGCGAAACGCTGGTGTGCGGCTTTGCGCGCGCCGGCGGCTATCCTGTGGCCTTTGTCGCCAACCAGCGCACTGTCATCAAGAAGAAGCTCAAGGCGGGCGGCGAGCCGGGCCTGCGCACCCGGATTGAGGTGGGCGGCGTGATTTACGGCGACAGCGCCGACAAGGCCGCGCGCTTCATCATGGACGCCAACCAGGCGGGGGTGCCGCTGGTGTTCCTGAGCGACGTGACCGGCTTTATGGTGGGCCGCGACAGCGAACAGGAAGGCATCATCCGCCGGGGCGCCAAGCTGGTGAACGCGGTCAGCAACTCGGTGGTGCCCAAAATCACCATCATCACCGGCGGCAGCTTTGGGGCGGGCAACTACGCCATGAACGGCAAAGCCTACGCGCCCCGCTTCCTGTTCGCCTGGCCCAGCGCCAAATACGCCGTCATGAGCGGCAACGCGGCGGCCAAGACCCTGATGGACATTCAGCTGGCGGCCCTGAAGCGCGCGGGGCACCAGCCCGACGACGAGGAACTGCAGCGTCTGTACGACGAGGTCAAGGCCAAGTACGACACCGAGTTGGACCCCCGCTACGCCGCCGCCCGCCTCTGGGTGGACGAGATCATTCCGCCGAACGACACCCGTGACCGCCTGATCCGCGCCCTGGAAGCCTGCGCCCAGAACCCGGTGCAGGAGGAGTTCCGGGTGGGCGTGTTCCAGGTGTAA
- a CDS encoding cytochrome P450 — MTLPAGWPAGPRLRGPLASWLGHVPDLRRDALGFLHHSRAAYGDLFRIRLGPRDVLVVADPGAAREVLVEQSAHFRKGRGIQKMQPFLGSGLLTAEGDTWRGHRRLMQPAFHRAALDSMAADIVAATSPLLERLRAAAGTGEPVDLGREMLHVTLRAVAAVLFGTALAQEELEVVERELPPLLARTADRVRSPVDWRLPTPGQRQEQVATRALDTLVHGIIARRRAAGPGGHDLLGQLLAARDEQGGGLSDTELRDEVMTLFLAGHETTATLLTFLWLSLAQHPQVRAAVQAEVRGALGTGAPSAKQMRDLPLLHACLQETLRLYPPAWLLPRQATAPVTVGGVPLDAGAEVSVNVFLIQRNGRFWPEPNAFRPERWAQVGRTPEAFLPFGAGARMCIGNHLALLEAALIAALVLRDFTLEVPGGGPGGLTAGLTLKPDGPVLATVH, encoded by the coding sequence ATGACTCTTCCTGCTGGCTGGCCTGCCGGGCCGCGCCTCCGTGGACCGCTGGCTTCCTGGCTGGGCCACGTCCCGGACCTGCGCCGCGACGCCCTGGGGTTTTTGCACCATAGCCGCGCGGCCTACGGCGACCTGTTCCGCATACGGCTGGGGCCGCGTGACGTGCTGGTGGTGGCCGACCCTGGGGCGGCGCGCGAAGTGCTGGTGGAGCAGAGCGCACACTTCCGCAAAGGCCGGGGCATTCAGAAGATGCAGCCGTTTCTGGGCAGCGGGCTGCTGACCGCCGAGGGCGACACCTGGCGGGGACACCGCCGCTTGATGCAGCCGGCCTTTCACCGCGCGGCGCTGGACAGCATGGCGGCCGACATCGTGGCGGCGACCTCTCCCCTGCTGGAGCGGCTGCGGGCGGCGGCAGGGACAGGCGAGCCGGTGGACCTGGGTCGCGAGATGCTGCATGTCACCCTGCGGGCGGTGGCCGCTGTCCTGTTTGGCACGGCGCTGGCCCAGGAGGAACTGGAAGTCGTGGAGCGCGAGTTGCCTCCACTGCTGGCCCGGACCGCCGACCGGGTGCGCTCGCCGGTGGACTGGCGCCTGCCCACACCGGGCCAGCGGCAGGAACAGGTCGCCACCAGGGCGCTGGACACGCTGGTTCACGGGATCATTGCGCGGCGGCGGGCGGCTGGACCAGGCGGCCACGACCTGCTGGGGCAGTTGCTGGCGGCGCGCGACGAGCAGGGCGGCGGCCTCAGCGACACCGAACTGCGCGACGAGGTCATGACTCTGTTTCTGGCGGGCCACGAAACCACCGCCACGCTGCTGACCTTCCTGTGGCTGAGCCTGGCCCAGCATCCCCAGGTCCGCGCCGCCGTGCAGGCCGAGGTGCGTGGCGCCCTGGGCACGGGCGCCCCCAGCGCCAAGCAGATGAGGGACTTGCCCCTGCTGCACGCCTGCCTGCAGGAGACTCTGCGGTTGTACCCACCTGCCTGGCTGCTGCCCCGGCAGGCGACGGCGCCGGTGACCGTAGGCGGCGTGCCGCTGGACGCCGGAGCAGAAGTCAGCGTGAACGTGTTCCTGATTCAGCGCAACGGACGATTCTGGCCCGAACCGAATGCCTTTCGTCCCGAGCGCTGGGCACAGGTGGGCCGGACCCCCGAGGCCTTCTTGCCTTTCGGCGCCGGGGCGCGGATGTGTATTGGCAACCACCTGGCACTGCTGGAAGCGGCCCTGATTGCCGCGCTGGTGCTGCGCGACTTCACACTGGAGGTGCCTGGCGGGGGTCCGGGAGGCCTCACCGCAGGCTTGACCCTCAAACCAGACGGGCCGGTGCTGGCGACTGTGCACTAG